In one window of Thermus aquaticus DNA:
- a CDS encoding pyridoxal-phosphate-dependent aminotransferase family protein codes for MDWLLTPGPVRLHPKALEALARPQLHHRTEPARALFLRARTLLKEAFGTQGEVLILTGSGTLAMEALVKNLFAPGDRVLVPVYGKFSERFYEIALEAGLDVHRLDFPYGRVPGPEDVARKGYRGLLLVHSETSTGALADLPALARAFKAENPEGLVGADMVTSLLLKEVALEAFGVDAAASGSQKGLMCPPGLGFVALAPRALAALRPRGYYLDLSRELRAQREGESAWTPAINLVGAVAAVLEEVLPRLEAHLELKAWQNELLYGVGEALGLRPVPEVRSPAVAAFYLPEGVAYGAVKEAFARRKAVIAGGQGPLKGRIFRLSLMGHYDRYEALGVAALFREAFSDILPAS; via the coding sequence ATGGACTGGCTCCTCACCCCAGGCCCGGTGCGGCTTCACCCCAAGGCCCTGGAGGCCCTCGCCCGGCCCCAGCTCCACCACCGCACCGAGCCCGCCCGGGCCCTCTTCCTCCGGGCGCGCACCCTCCTCAAGGAGGCCTTCGGCACCCAAGGGGAGGTCCTGATCCTGACAGGAAGCGGCACCTTGGCCATGGAGGCCCTGGTCAAGAACCTCTTCGCCCCCGGGGATAGGGTCTTGGTGCCCGTTTACGGCAAGTTCTCCGAGCGCTTTTACGAGATCGCCCTGGAGGCGGGGCTTGACGTCCACCGCCTGGACTTCCCCTACGGCCGGGTGCCGGGGCCCGAGGACGTGGCGCGAAAAGGGTACCGCGGCCTCCTCCTCGTCCACTCGGAGACCTCCACCGGGGCCCTCGCCGACCTTCCCGCCCTGGCCCGGGCCTTCAAGGCGGAAAACCCCGAGGGCCTGGTGGGGGCGGACATGGTGACGAGCCTCCTCCTCAAGGAGGTGGCCCTCGAGGCCTTCGGGGTGGACGCCGCCGCCTCCGGAAGCCAGAAGGGCCTCATGTGCCCGCCCGGCCTCGGCTTCGTGGCCCTCGCCCCTAGGGCCCTGGCCGCCCTCCGCCCCCGGGGCTACTACCTGGACCTCTCCCGGGAGCTTAGGGCCCAGCGGGAAGGGGAGAGCGCCTGGACCCCGGCCATCAACCTGGTGGGGGCGGTGGCGGCGGTCTTGGAGGAGGTCCTGCCGCGCCTAGAGGCCCACCTGGAGCTCAAGGCCTGGCAGAACGAGCTCCTTTACGGGGTGGGGGAGGCTTTGGGCTTGCGGCCGGTTCCGGAGGTGCGAAGCCCCGCCGTGGCCGCCTTTTACCTGCCCGAGGGCGTGGCCTACGGGGCGGTGAAGGAGGCCTTTGCCAGGAGGAAAGCGGTCATCGCCGGGGGGCAGGGGCCCCTGAAGGGCAGGATCTTCCGCCTCTCCCTCATGGGCCACTACGACCGCTACGAGGCCTTGGGGGTGGCGGCCCTCTTCCGGGAGGCCTTTAGCGATATTCTTCCAGCTTCTTGA
- a CDS encoding TIGR01440 family protein: MEGLRQQARKAIEEFLELFPMPEGSLFVLGGSTSEVLGAKVGTRPSLEAAEAILEGLLPPLMARGVFVAVQGCEHLNRALVVEREALRAYGLEEVTVFPHPKAGGALATAAFLRFRDPVMVESLKAQAHGGMDIGGVLIGMHLRPVAVPLRLSTRKLGEAVLLAAKTRPRLVGGARAVYTREEMLKKLEEYR; the protein is encoded by the coding sequence ATGGAAGGGTTACGGCAGCAGGCCAGGAAGGCCATAGAGGAGTTCCTGGAGCTTTTCCCCATGCCCGAAGGGAGCCTCTTCGTCCTGGGGGGCTCCACCAGCGAGGTCCTGGGGGCGAAGGTGGGGACGAGGCCCAGCCTGGAGGCCGCCGAGGCCATCCTGGAGGGCCTTCTTCCCCCGCTTATGGCGCGGGGGGTCTTCGTGGCCGTCCAGGGGTGCGAGCACCTGAACCGGGCCCTGGTGGTGGAGCGGGAGGCCCTGAGGGCCTACGGCCTCGAGGAGGTCACCGTCTTCCCCCACCCCAAGGCGGGCGGGGCCTTGGCCACCGCCGCCTTCCTCCGCTTCCGGGACCCGGTCATGGTGGAGTCCCTGAAGGCCCAGGCCCACGGGGGAATGGACATCGGCGGGGTCTTGATCGGGATGCACCTGCGCCCGGTGGCCGTGCCCCTCAGGCTTTCCACGCGGAAGCTGGGCGAAGCGGTCCTCCTCGCCGCCAAGACCAGGCCCAGGCTGGTGGGCGGGGCCCGGGCGGTCTACACCCGGGAGGAGATGCTCAAGAAGCTGGAAGAATATCGCTAA